The following proteins come from a genomic window of Acipenser ruthenus chromosome 44, fAciRut3.2 maternal haplotype, whole genome shotgun sequence:
- the LOC131709723 gene encoding interferon regulatory factor 9-like isoform X3, which produces MAMGRARSSRKLKQWIVDQVMSEQYPGLVWDDPNRTMFRIPWKHAGKQDFRSDEDAAIFKAWAVFKGKLRAGDKEDPPTWKTRFRCALNKSSEFEEVPGRSQLDISEPYKVYRIVPLSEQGKDTGAVRLGSRGRERERGMKRRRVKSESDREEEEEEEEEEEEEERRTGGEGKKINSPAVVVEPITLQVESVSDTTQQHSPINEIQLNFTIETTPPASLPSTALPSMLITIFYSGLEVSQRRIMGKDVKIASRLPSRNPAPGPASSVEKVWFPSAASLSNPVRSQALSRLLPFLERGVLLACNPQGLFIQRLCQGRVFWSGPGAPHHDRPNKLDRQESLVQLFDAKHFNHELEVYRMSGGQPPQFKVTLCFGEEFPDNDPVTDKLITVQVELPRARQQLEEVTSFRESVALLQDLASQSPLGEVTLNLYGIS; this is translated from the exons ATGGCGATGGGGCGGGCCCGTTCCTCTCGCAAGCTGAAGCAGTGGATTGTGGATCAGGTGATGAGCGAGCAGTACCCCGGGCTGGTCTGGGACGACCCAAACAGAACCATGTTCAGAATCCCGTGGAAACATGCAGGAAAACAGGACTTCAGATCTGACGAGGACGCGGCCATATTCAAG GCCTGGGCGGTCTTCAAGGGGAAGCTGAGGGCGGGGGATAAGGAAGACCCGCCCACCTGGAAGACTCGATTCCGCTGTGCCCTGAACAAGAGCTCCGAATTCGAGGAGGTCCCGGGACGGTCCCAGCTGGACATCTCAGAACCGTACAAAGTCTATCGGATTGTGCCTCTGTCAGAACAGGGCAAAGACACTGGGGCAG TGCGCCTGGGCtctagagggagagagagagagagggggatgaAGAGGAGGAGAGTGAAGAGCGAGTcagacagggaggaggaggaagaggaggaggaggaggaggaggaggaggagaggaggacgGGAGGAGAAGGGaagaaaataaacagtccagCTGTCGTGGTGGAGCCCATTACactg CAGGTGGAGTCAGTCAGCGACACAACACAACAGCACTCAC ctatCAATGAGATCCAGCTGAACTTCACCATTGAGACGACCCCCCCCGcctccctccccagcacag cTCTCCCATCAATGCTGATCACCATCTTCTACTCGGGTCTGGAGGTGTCCCAGAGGAGGATCATGGGTAAGGACGTGAAGATTGCGTCCCGCCTCCCATCCAGAAACCCTGCCCCTGGCCCCGCCTCCTCCGTGGAGAAGGTGTGGTTTCCCTCGGCGGCCAGCCTCTCGAACCCGGTCAGGAGCCAGGCTCTCTCCAGGCTCCTGCCCTTCCTGGAGCGAGGGGTCCTGCTGGCCTGCAACCCCCAAGGGCTCTTCATTCAGAGGCTGTGCCAGGGCAGAGTGTTCTGGAGCGGGCCTGGGGCACCCCACCACGACCGGCCAAACAAACTGGACAggcaggagtcgctggtgcagCTGTTCGACGCGAAGCACTTCAACCACG AGCTGGAGGTGTACCGCATGTCGGGGGGCCAGCCGCCCCAGTTCAAAGTGACCCTCTGTTTCGGAGAAGAATTCCCCGACAACGACCCTGTGACTGACAAACTCATCACAgtacag GTGGAGCTACCGCGGGCTCGACAGCAGCTGGAGGAAGTGACATCGTTCCGAGAGTCCGTGGCCCTCCTCCAAGACCTAGCCAGCCAGTCGCCGCTAGGGGAGGTGACCCTTAACCTCTACGGAATTTCCTAA
- the LOC131709723 gene encoding interferon regulatory factor 9-like isoform X1, whose product MAMGRARSSRKLKQWIVDQVMSEQYPGLVWDDPNRTMFRIPWKHAGKQDFRSDEDAAIFKAWAVFKGKLRAGDKEDPPTWKTRFRCALNKSSEFEEVPGRSQLDISEPYKVYRIVPLSEQGKDTGAVRLGSRGRERERGMKRRRVKSESDREEEEEEEEEEEEEERRTGGEGKKINSPAVVVEPITLQVESVSDTTQQHSPINEIQLNFTIETTPPASLPSTGERQRHTERQRDTETETERRSTPTLSAALPSMLITIFYSGLEVSQRRIMGKDVKIASRLPSRNPAPGPASSVEKVWFPSAASLSNPVRSQALSRLLPFLERGVLLACNPQGLFIQRLCQGRVFWSGPGAPHHDRPNKLDRQESLVQLFDAKHFNHELEVYRMSGGQPPQFKVTLCFGEEFPDNDPVTDKLITVQVELPRARQQLEEVTSFRESVALLQDLASQSPLGEVTLNLYGIS is encoded by the exons ATGGCGATGGGGCGGGCCCGTTCCTCTCGCAAGCTGAAGCAGTGGATTGTGGATCAGGTGATGAGCGAGCAGTACCCCGGGCTGGTCTGGGACGACCCAAACAGAACCATGTTCAGAATCCCGTGGAAACATGCAGGAAAACAGGACTTCAGATCTGACGAGGACGCGGCCATATTCAAG GCCTGGGCGGTCTTCAAGGGGAAGCTGAGGGCGGGGGATAAGGAAGACCCGCCCACCTGGAAGACTCGATTCCGCTGTGCCCTGAACAAGAGCTCCGAATTCGAGGAGGTCCCGGGACGGTCCCAGCTGGACATCTCAGAACCGTACAAAGTCTATCGGATTGTGCCTCTGTCAGAACAGGGCAAAGACACTGGGGCAG TGCGCCTGGGCtctagagggagagagagagagagggggatgaAGAGGAGGAGAGTGAAGAGCGAGTcagacagggaggaggaggaagaggaggaggaggaggaggaggaggaggagaggaggacgGGAGGAGAAGGGaagaaaataaacagtccagCTGTCGTGGTGGAGCCCATTACactg CAGGTGGAGTCAGTCAGCGACACAACACAACAGCACTCAC ctatCAATGAGATCCAGCTGAACTTCACCATTGAGACGACCCCCCCCGcctccctccccagcacaggTGAGAGACaaagacacactgagagacagagagacacagagacagagacagagagacgcaGCACCCCCACACTCAGTGCAG cTCTCCCATCAATGCTGATCACCATCTTCTACTCGGGTCTGGAGGTGTCCCAGAGGAGGATCATGGGTAAGGACGTGAAGATTGCGTCCCGCCTCCCATCCAGAAACCCTGCCCCTGGCCCCGCCTCCTCCGTGGAGAAGGTGTGGTTTCCCTCGGCGGCCAGCCTCTCGAACCCGGTCAGGAGCCAGGCTCTCTCCAGGCTCCTGCCCTTCCTGGAGCGAGGGGTCCTGCTGGCCTGCAACCCCCAAGGGCTCTTCATTCAGAGGCTGTGCCAGGGCAGAGTGTTCTGGAGCGGGCCTGGGGCACCCCACCACGACCGGCCAAACAAACTGGACAggcaggagtcgctggtgcagCTGTTCGACGCGAAGCACTTCAACCACG AGCTGGAGGTGTACCGCATGTCGGGGGGCCAGCCGCCCCAGTTCAAAGTGACCCTCTGTTTCGGAGAAGAATTCCCCGACAACGACCCTGTGACTGACAAACTCATCACAgtacag GTGGAGCTACCGCGGGCTCGACAGCAGCTGGAGGAAGTGACATCGTTCCGAGAGTCCGTGGCCCTCCTCCAAGACCTAGCCAGCCAGTCGCCGCTAGGGGAGGTGACCCTTAACCTCTACGGAATTTCCTAA
- the LOC131709723 gene encoding interferon regulatory factor 9-like isoform X4, translating to MAMGRARSSRKLKQWIVDQVMSEQYPGLVWDDPNRTMFRIPWKHAGKQDFRSDEDAAIFKAWAVFKGKLRAGDKEDPPTWKTRFRCALNKSSEFEEVPGRSQLDISEPYKVYRIVPLSEQGKDTGAVRLGSRGRERERGMKRRRVKSESDREEEEEEEEEEEEEERRTGGEGKKINSPAVVVEPITLVESVSDTTQQHSPINEIQLNFTIETTPPASLPSTALPSMLITIFYSGLEVSQRRIMGKDVKIASRLPSRNPAPGPASSVEKVWFPSAASLSNPVRSQALSRLLPFLERGVLLACNPQGLFIQRLCQGRVFWSGPGAPHHDRPNKLDRQESLVQLFDAKHFNHELEVYRMSGGQPPQFKVTLCFGEEFPDNDPVTDKLITVQVELPRARQQLEEVTSFRESVALLQDLASQSPLGEVTLNLYGIS from the exons ATGGCGATGGGGCGGGCCCGTTCCTCTCGCAAGCTGAAGCAGTGGATTGTGGATCAGGTGATGAGCGAGCAGTACCCCGGGCTGGTCTGGGACGACCCAAACAGAACCATGTTCAGAATCCCGTGGAAACATGCAGGAAAACAGGACTTCAGATCTGACGAGGACGCGGCCATATTCAAG GCCTGGGCGGTCTTCAAGGGGAAGCTGAGGGCGGGGGATAAGGAAGACCCGCCCACCTGGAAGACTCGATTCCGCTGTGCCCTGAACAAGAGCTCCGAATTCGAGGAGGTCCCGGGACGGTCCCAGCTGGACATCTCAGAACCGTACAAAGTCTATCGGATTGTGCCTCTGTCAGAACAGGGCAAAGACACTGGGGCAG TGCGCCTGGGCtctagagggagagagagagagagggggatgaAGAGGAGGAGAGTGAAGAGCGAGTcagacagggaggaggaggaagaggaggaggaggaggaggaggaggaggagaggaggacgGGAGGAGAAGGGaagaaaataaacagtccagCTGTCGTGGTGGAGCCCATTACactg GTGGAGTCAGTCAGCGACACAACACAACAGCACTCAC ctatCAATGAGATCCAGCTGAACTTCACCATTGAGACGACCCCCCCCGcctccctccccagcacag cTCTCCCATCAATGCTGATCACCATCTTCTACTCGGGTCTGGAGGTGTCCCAGAGGAGGATCATGGGTAAGGACGTGAAGATTGCGTCCCGCCTCCCATCCAGAAACCCTGCCCCTGGCCCCGCCTCCTCCGTGGAGAAGGTGTGGTTTCCCTCGGCGGCCAGCCTCTCGAACCCGGTCAGGAGCCAGGCTCTCTCCAGGCTCCTGCCCTTCCTGGAGCGAGGGGTCCTGCTGGCCTGCAACCCCCAAGGGCTCTTCATTCAGAGGCTGTGCCAGGGCAGAGTGTTCTGGAGCGGGCCTGGGGCACCCCACCACGACCGGCCAAACAAACTGGACAggcaggagtcgctggtgcagCTGTTCGACGCGAAGCACTTCAACCACG AGCTGGAGGTGTACCGCATGTCGGGGGGCCAGCCGCCCCAGTTCAAAGTGACCCTCTGTTTCGGAGAAGAATTCCCCGACAACGACCCTGTGACTGACAAACTCATCACAgtacag GTGGAGCTACCGCGGGCTCGACAGCAGCTGGAGGAAGTGACATCGTTCCGAGAGTCCGTGGCCCTCCTCCAAGACCTAGCCAGCCAGTCGCCGCTAGGGGAGGTGACCCTTAACCTCTACGGAATTTCCTAA
- the LOC131709723 gene encoding interferon regulatory factor 9-like isoform X2, producing the protein MAMGRARSSRKLKQWIVDQVMSEQYPGLVWDDPNRTMFRIPWKHAGKQDFRSDEDAAIFKAWAVFKGKLRAGDKEDPPTWKTRFRCALNKSSEFEEVPGRSQLDISEPYKVYRIVPLSEQGKDTGAVRLGSRGRERERGMKRRRVKSESDREEEEEEEEEEEEEERRTGGEGKKINSPAVVVEPITLVESVSDTTQQHSPINEIQLNFTIETTPPASLPSTGERQRHTERQRDTETETERRSTPTLSAALPSMLITIFYSGLEVSQRRIMGKDVKIASRLPSRNPAPGPASSVEKVWFPSAASLSNPVRSQALSRLLPFLERGVLLACNPQGLFIQRLCQGRVFWSGPGAPHHDRPNKLDRQESLVQLFDAKHFNHELEVYRMSGGQPPQFKVTLCFGEEFPDNDPVTDKLITVQVELPRARQQLEEVTSFRESVALLQDLASQSPLGEVTLNLYGIS; encoded by the exons ATGGCGATGGGGCGGGCCCGTTCCTCTCGCAAGCTGAAGCAGTGGATTGTGGATCAGGTGATGAGCGAGCAGTACCCCGGGCTGGTCTGGGACGACCCAAACAGAACCATGTTCAGAATCCCGTGGAAACATGCAGGAAAACAGGACTTCAGATCTGACGAGGACGCGGCCATATTCAAG GCCTGGGCGGTCTTCAAGGGGAAGCTGAGGGCGGGGGATAAGGAAGACCCGCCCACCTGGAAGACTCGATTCCGCTGTGCCCTGAACAAGAGCTCCGAATTCGAGGAGGTCCCGGGACGGTCCCAGCTGGACATCTCAGAACCGTACAAAGTCTATCGGATTGTGCCTCTGTCAGAACAGGGCAAAGACACTGGGGCAG TGCGCCTGGGCtctagagggagagagagagagagggggatgaAGAGGAGGAGAGTGAAGAGCGAGTcagacagggaggaggaggaagaggaggaggaggaggaggaggaggaggagaggaggacgGGAGGAGAAGGGaagaaaataaacagtccagCTGTCGTGGTGGAGCCCATTACactg GTGGAGTCAGTCAGCGACACAACACAACAGCACTCAC ctatCAATGAGATCCAGCTGAACTTCACCATTGAGACGACCCCCCCCGcctccctccccagcacaggTGAGAGACaaagacacactgagagacagagagacacagagacagagacagagagacgcaGCACCCCCACACTCAGTGCAG cTCTCCCATCAATGCTGATCACCATCTTCTACTCGGGTCTGGAGGTGTCCCAGAGGAGGATCATGGGTAAGGACGTGAAGATTGCGTCCCGCCTCCCATCCAGAAACCCTGCCCCTGGCCCCGCCTCCTCCGTGGAGAAGGTGTGGTTTCCCTCGGCGGCCAGCCTCTCGAACCCGGTCAGGAGCCAGGCTCTCTCCAGGCTCCTGCCCTTCCTGGAGCGAGGGGTCCTGCTGGCCTGCAACCCCCAAGGGCTCTTCATTCAGAGGCTGTGCCAGGGCAGAGTGTTCTGGAGCGGGCCTGGGGCACCCCACCACGACCGGCCAAACAAACTGGACAggcaggagtcgctggtgcagCTGTTCGACGCGAAGCACTTCAACCACG AGCTGGAGGTGTACCGCATGTCGGGGGGCCAGCCGCCCCAGTTCAAAGTGACCCTCTGTTTCGGAGAAGAATTCCCCGACAACGACCCTGTGACTGACAAACTCATCACAgtacag GTGGAGCTACCGCGGGCTCGACAGCAGCTGGAGGAAGTGACATCGTTCCGAGAGTCCGTGGCCCTCCTCCAAGACCTAGCCAGCCAGTCGCCGCTAGGGGAGGTGACCCTTAACCTCTACGGAATTTCCTAA
- the si:ch211-196f5.2 gene encoding uncharacterized protein si:ch211-196f5.2 isoform X2, which translates to MTTLLRTDTEINDPNSPLPSMQRSELCVPVPLCVPLPLELLCPDLAFPFLDLTLTDLGVDLASVRERVVWADSKRTRRRTASGKVREREALVLEVRVTAQRPGPGGQTQEILYGTETHSERRYCKTMMEVHPWIKSEGEKQEEKPDRVPVFTEPAVEMVFAVDTETRPKWQKTEEKHDV; encoded by the exons ATGACAACATTGCTCAGAACAGATACTGAAATAAATGACCCTAACTCCCCTCTCCCCAGCATGCAGCGCTCCGAGCTGTGCGTGCCGGTGCCACTGTGTGTGCCGTTGCCCCTGGAGCTGCTGTGCCCAGACCTGGCATTCCCTTTTCTGGATCTGACGCTAACCGATCTGGGCGTGGATCTGGCCAGCGTGAGGGAGAGGGTGGTCTGGGCAGACAGCAAGCGAACCCGGCGCCGCACCGCCTCGGGGAAGGTCCGGGAGAGGGAGGCTCTGGTTCTGGAGGTGCGGGTCACAGCGCAGAGGCCCGGACCGGGAGGGCAGACCCAGGAGATCCTGTATGGAACGGAGACCCACAGTGAACGCCGGTACTGCAAGACTATGATGGAGGTGCACCCCTGGATTAAGAGCGAAGGAGAGAAGCAGGAAGAGAAGCCAG aCAGAGTTCCAGTTTTCACAGAGCCTGCAGTTGAGATGGTTTTTGCTGTCGACACAGAGACACGCCCAAAGTGGCAGAAAACTGAAGAGAAACACGATGTTTAA
- the si:ch211-196f5.2 gene encoding uncharacterized protein si:ch211-196f5.2 isoform X1 — MTTLLRTDTEINDPNSPLPSMQRSELCVPVPLCVPLPLELLCPDLAFPFLDLTLTDLGVDLASVRERVVWADSKRTRRRTASGKVREREALVLEVRVTAQRPGPGGQTQEILYGTETHSERRYCKTMMEVHPWIKSEGEKQEEKPEFQFSQSLQLRWFLLSTQRHAQSGRKLKRNTMFKKKIWI; from the exons ATGACAACATTGCTCAGAACAGATACTGAAATAAATGACCCTAACTCCCCTCTCCCCAGCATGCAGCGCTCCGAGCTGTGCGTGCCGGTGCCACTGTGTGTGCCGTTGCCCCTGGAGCTGCTGTGCCCAGACCTGGCATTCCCTTTTCTGGATCTGACGCTAACCGATCTGGGCGTGGATCTGGCCAGCGTGAGGGAGAGGGTGGTCTGGGCAGACAGCAAGCGAACCCGGCGCCGCACCGCCTCGGGGAAGGTCCGGGAGAGGGAGGCTCTGGTTCTGGAGGTGCGGGTCACAGCGCAGAGGCCCGGACCGGGAGGGCAGACCCAGGAGATCCTGTATGGAACGGAGACCCACAGTGAACGCCGGTACTGCAAGACTATGATGGAGGTGCACCCCTGGATTAAGAGCGAAGGAGAGAAGCAGGAAGAGAAGCCAG AGTTCCAGTTTTCACAGAGCCTGCAGTTGAGATGGTTTTTGCTGTCGACACAGAGACACGCCCAAAGTGGCAGAAAACTGAAGAGAAACACGATGTTTAAAAAGAAGATCTGGATATAA
- the si:ch211-196f5.2 gene encoding uncharacterized protein si:ch211-196f5.2 isoform X3, with the protein MQRSELCVPVPLCVPLPLELLCPDLAFPFLDLTLTDLGVDLASVRERVVWADSKRTRRRTASGKVREREALVLEVRVTAQRPGPGGQTQEILYGTETHSERRYCKTMMEVHPWIKSEGEKQEEKPEFQFSQSLQLRWFLLSTQRHAQSGRKLKRNTMFKKKIWI; encoded by the exons ATGCAGCGCTCCGAGCTGTGCGTGCCGGTGCCACTGTGTGTGCCGTTGCCCCTGGAGCTGCTGTGCCCAGACCTGGCATTCCCTTTTCTGGATCTGACGCTAACCGATCTGGGCGTGGATCTGGCCAGCGTGAGGGAGAGGGTGGTCTGGGCAGACAGCAAGCGAACCCGGCGCCGCACCGCCTCGGGGAAGGTCCGGGAGAGGGAGGCTCTGGTTCTGGAGGTGCGGGTCACAGCGCAGAGGCCCGGACCGGGAGGGCAGACCCAGGAGATCCTGTATGGAACGGAGACCCACAGTGAACGCCGGTACTGCAAGACTATGATGGAGGTGCACCCCTGGATTAAGAGCGAAGGAGAGAAGCAGGAAGAGAAGCCAG AGTTCCAGTTTTCACAGAGCCTGCAGTTGAGATGGTTTTTGCTGTCGACACAGAGACACGCCCAAAGTGGCAGAAAACTGAAGAGAAACACGATGTTTAAAAAGAAGATCTGGATATAA